A genomic segment from Pradoshia eiseniae encodes:
- a CDS encoding amino acid ABC transporter ATP-binding protein produces MIVVENLKKSFGSNEVLKDISITIEHKEVVVVIGPSGSGKSTFLRCLNLLEAISGGHVRINGVDLADKKIDINKVRQKTGMVFQHFNLFPHKTVLENLMLAPTKVKKVSAEQAKNKALELLSKVGLSEKADAYPDSLSGGQKQRVAIARALAMEPEIMLFDEPTSALDPEMVGEVLEVMKQLASEGMTMVVVTHEMGFAKEVGDRVIFMDEGYIVEQNKPKELFDNPQHERTKLFLSKVL; encoded by the coding sequence ATGATTGTAGTCGAGAATTTAAAGAAGTCGTTTGGCAGCAATGAAGTTTTAAAGGATATTAGCATCACCATTGAACACAAAGAGGTTGTTGTGGTCATCGGACCTTCAGGGTCGGGTAAATCTACTTTCCTGCGGTGTTTAAATCTGCTTGAAGCCATATCAGGCGGGCATGTCCGCATTAACGGCGTCGATCTTGCTGATAAGAAAATAGACATTAATAAGGTCCGGCAAAAAACAGGTATGGTGTTTCAGCATTTTAATTTATTCCCCCATAAGACCGTCCTTGAGAATTTAATGCTTGCTCCGACGAAGGTTAAGAAGGTCTCAGCAGAGCAAGCAAAGAATAAGGCGCTCGAATTACTCAGTAAGGTTGGCCTCTCTGAGAAGGCAGATGCCTATCCGGATTCATTATCAGGGGGGCAGAAGCAAAGGGTAGCGATTGCGCGAGCTTTGGCAATGGAGCCGGAGATCATGCTGTTTGATGAACCTACATCTGCGCTTGACCCGGAGATGGTTGGTGAGGTGCTTGAGGTTATGAAGCAATTGGCCAGTGAGGGCATGACCATGGTCGTAGTTACGCATGAAATGGGATTTGCAAAGGAAGTAGGAGACCGTGTTATTTTTATGGATGAAGGCTATATCGTAGAGCAGAACAAACCAAAAGAGCTATTTGATAATCCGCAGCATGAGCGGACGAAACTGTTTTTAAGTAAGGTCCTGTAA
- a CDS encoding spore coat protein CotJB, translating into MKQQLPDEFYQLLEEIQALDFAIVELTLYLDTHPKDLERMQQYNELAHQSRQLKQQFESKYGPLQQFGNSYTDANWGWGTYPWPWQI; encoded by the coding sequence ATGAAGCAGCAATTGCCGGATGAGTTTTATCAATTGCTAGAAGAAATTCAGGCACTTGATTTTGCCATCGTCGAATTAACCCTTTACCTAGATACACATCCAAAGGATCTGGAGAGGATGCAGCAATATAATGAATTGGCGCATCAATCGAGACAATTGAAGCAGCAGTTTGAGTCCAAATACGGCCCGCTTCAGCAATTTGGGAACAGCTATACGGACGCCAACTGGGGTTGGGGAACCTACCCTTGGCCGTGGCAAATTTAA
- a CDS encoding response regulator yields MSEENKNRLSRLSFSKRLTVGFGLMLAVSIIVLSVIAFRLNNARGDLLEIVDDRYQKVSYTNDIQKNFLGMQRSLSLAEVEGSADEIDKTLDEINQYHIIIEDRYAKLQSMANTQNGEELLAEFKALYDIYTQNESQVLTEMASGSPDNFDELMVSLNESATDLLPVITEFISFQEELMNDALLRSEERYNEIEAIVRTAILLSLLLACVIAYWVIRSTTRELNEITDVISNVDLKDTTTMPRLKVRAEDEIGRIAIAFNNMSASLEKYSRNEKEYNKRITDQNWIQTCLAEVAEMNQGIFQVNELADRLVSKLTPMLGASIGAIYLKRKENDESFFFRAASYGDGGREHFKIGEGIIGQTAVDQKVVRMEYIPDDYQLIKTGLGEVRPKAILIAPIIYEKDTIAVLEFASMREFNELEYQALTQMIEMLGMAIHSVQSRMEIERLLSDSQAMTEELQVQAEELQSQSEELQMQSEELRMINEQLEERSQEAEQKSKELEFSKEELEAKNEQLLQSSKYKSEFLANMSHELRTPLNSILILSEMLAEKANGDYTEEEREFAKVIYTSGNDLMMLINDILDLSKVEAGKLEVFFNETNIREIAETVERSFMPMAEQKGLTFNVEIEEDLPSIFYTDEQRMQQIIKNLLSNAVKFTNKGSVSLKLEKVKNTKEKEALDQNVQSDFWMKIVVEDTGLGIPSEKQDLIFEAFQQADGATARKYGGTGLGLSICREFAKLLGGFITLDSKENEGSVFTVYLPNLPEGLQKTQTNDVIHLPISNEVLEQVAVQKEENEEIAVAMAEPEPDELIDVFKGKRVLITDDDHRNIFALKNALESKGVEIMVAENGIECLNLLQREQDLDMILMDIMMPELDGYETMRHIRSNPDFISIPIIALTAKAMKGDREKCLEAGATDYISKPINLEQLFSVMRVWLTK; encoded by the coding sequence ATGAGCGAGGAGAACAAGAACAGATTAAGTCGGTTAAGCTTTTCTAAACGGCTGACAGTTGGCTTTGGCTTAATGCTTGCAGTAAGTATTATTGTTCTAAGTGTCATTGCTTTCCGTTTGAACAATGCACGTGGGGATTTACTCGAAATCGTGGATGACCGCTATCAAAAGGTTAGTTACACAAATGATATCCAAAAGAATTTCTTAGGAATGCAAAGAAGTTTATCGTTAGCAGAAGTAGAGGGGTCTGCTGATGAAATTGATAAAACCCTTGATGAAATTAATCAGTATCATATTATCATAGAAGATCGTTATGCGAAGCTTCAATCTATGGCCAACACCCAAAACGGGGAAGAGCTTCTGGCTGAGTTCAAGGCGTTGTATGATATTTATACCCAGAATGAGAGCCAAGTTTTAACGGAAATGGCGAGTGGCTCACCCGATAATTTTGATGAATTAATGGTTAGCCTGAATGAATCTGCGACTGATTTACTTCCGGTGATAACAGAGTTTATTAGTTTCCAAGAAGAGCTGATGAATGATGCGCTTCTTCGTTCAGAAGAGCGATACAACGAAATAGAGGCAATCGTTAGGACCGCCATTCTCCTTTCGTTATTGCTGGCATGTGTGATTGCCTATTGGGTCATTCGATCAACAACAAGAGAGCTGAATGAGATTACTGATGTCATCAGCAATGTAGATTTAAAGGATACAACAACGATGCCGCGGCTGAAGGTCAGGGCAGAAGATGAGATTGGCCGGATTGCAATCGCGTTTAACAATATGTCCGCTTCTTTAGAGAAATATTCCCGTAACGAGAAGGAATATAATAAGAGAATTACGGATCAGAACTGGATTCAGACCTGCTTGGCTGAGGTAGCTGAGATGAACCAGGGTATCTTCCAGGTCAATGAGCTGGCTGACCGGTTAGTTTCTAAGCTGACACCTATGCTCGGAGCGTCTATTGGAGCAATCTACTTGAAGAGAAAAGAAAATGATGAGTCTTTCTTTTTCCGTGCAGCCTCTTATGGAGATGGGGGCAGGGAACACTTTAAGATTGGTGAGGGAATCATTGGGCAAACGGCTGTTGATCAAAAGGTTGTCCGCATGGAGTATATTCCCGACGATTATCAGTTAATCAAGACAGGGCTTGGAGAAGTACGCCCAAAGGCTATCTTAATTGCGCCAATTATATATGAGAAAGACACAATCGCAGTATTGGAATTCGCCAGTATGAGGGAATTCAATGAGCTTGAATATCAGGCATTGACCCAAATGATTGAAATGCTAGGCATGGCTATCCATAGCGTTCAGAGCCGCATGGAAATTGAACGGCTTTTAAGTGATTCTCAAGCCATGACTGAAGAGCTGCAAGTACAAGCAGAGGAGCTGCAGTCCCAGTCAGAGGAACTGCAAATGCAGTCTGAGGAATTGCGCATGATTAATGAGCAGCTTGAAGAGCGCAGCCAAGAAGCTGAGCAAAAGTCAAAAGAGCTCGAATTCTCGAAAGAAGAGCTTGAGGCGAAGAATGAGCAGCTGCTGCAAAGCTCTAAATATAAATCAGAGTTTCTTGCCAATATGTCGCATGAGCTTCGGACTCCGTTAAATAGCATTCTAATCTTATCTGAAATGCTCGCAGAGAAAGCAAATGGGGATTATACGGAAGAGGAACGAGAATTTGCGAAGGTTATTTATACATCTGGCAATGATTTGATGATGCTAATTAATGACATTCTTGATCTGTCTAAGGTTGAAGCTGGAAAGCTTGAAGTCTTCTTCAATGAAACCAATATTCGTGAGATTGCCGAAACCGTTGAACGATCATTCATGCCGATGGCGGAGCAAAAGGGATTAACGTTTAATGTCGAGATTGAGGAGGATCTTCCTTCTATTTTCTATACAGATGAACAGCGTATGCAGCAAATCATTAAGAATTTGCTTTCTAATGCCGTGAAATTCACCAATAAGGGCTCTGTATCCTTGAAGCTTGAGAAAGTGAAGAATACGAAGGAGAAGGAAGCATTAGATCAAAATGTTCAGTCCGATTTCTGGATGAAGATAGTCGTCGAAGATACCGGTCTTGGCATACCTTCAGAAAAGCAGGATTTAATCTTTGAGGCTTTCCAGCAAGCAGATGGGGCGACAGCACGTAAATATGGCGGTACCGGACTTGGATTATCCATCTGCCGCGAGTTTGCCAAATTGCTTGGCGGATTCATTACGCTTGATAGCAAGGAAAATGAGGGAAGCGTGTTTACTGTTTACCTACCAAATCTGCCGGAAGGCTTGCAAAAAACACAGACAAATGATGTTATTCACTTGCCAATATCTAATGAAGTTTTAGAGCAAGTGGCAGTTCAGAAAGAAGAAAATGAAGAAATAGCCGTTGCTATGGCTGAACCAGAGCCAGATGAGCTCATTGATGTCTTTAAGGGTAAGAGAGTGCTTATTACAGATGATGACCACCGTAACATTTTTGCTTTAAAGAATGCTTTAGAGAGCAAGGGTGTTGAAATTATGGTAGCTGAGAATGGGATTGAGTGTTTGAATTTGCTTCAAAGAGAGCAAGATCTGGATATGATTTTGATGGATATTATGATGCCGGAGCTTGATGGATACGAGACAATGAGACATATTCGTTCAAATCCTGATTTCATTTCCATTCCTATTATTGCCTTAACAGCTAAGGCAATGAAGGGAGACCGTGAGAAGTGTCTTGAGGCAGGAGCGACAGATTATATTAGCAAGCCAATTAATCTGGAGCAATTATTCTCTGTAATGCGTGTTTGGCTTACGAAATAG
- a CDS encoding VOC family protein yields the protein MGHMKFLAIDHVLLAMPKGGEKKAHEFFHGVLGFEVIEKPAELARRGGIWFRFNHYELHLGVLEPFVPAKKAHPAFRVEGLEVLKEHLSHRGVSYIEDEELPNVNRIFLEDPFGNRLEILERICS from the coding sequence ATGGGTCATATGAAATTTTTAGCCATTGACCATGTTTTATTGGCAATGCCAAAAGGCGGCGAGAAGAAGGCGCATGAATTCTTCCATGGAGTTCTCGGATTTGAAGTCATTGAAAAACCAGCAGAATTGGCGAGGCGTGGCGGTATTTGGTTCAGGTTCAATCATTATGAGCTGCATTTGGGCGTTTTGGAGCCGTTTGTTCCTGCAAAGAAGGCTCATCCAGCATTTCGGGTGGAAGGACTTGAAGTCTTAAAGGAGCATTTGTCCCACCGAGGAGTTTCTTATATAGAGGATGAAGAATTGCCGAACGTAAATAGAATATTCCTCGAAGATCCTTTCGGTAATAGGCTTGAGATATTGGAAAGAATCTGTTCGTAA
- the cls gene encoding cardiolipin synthase: MIDSIFWVLLIIVNLLFAITITFLERRNVSASWAWLMVLSFIPIGGFILYIILGQNLSKRRIFTWDKKGYETLERGIKQQKLDLRDGVEPFNTYLTQKYKDLLMMNMTTDHSLYTQNNDLEIFTDGRDKFDSLFKDIAAAKKNIHVLYYIIQNDVYGNRLLEALTEKAKEGVEVRLLYDDAGSRRISKKRVKKLIEAGGSAYAFFPGKLPILNLRINFRNHRKIVVIDKKIGYMGGFNVGEEYLGLNPRFGYWRDTHLRIKGNAVNDLQVRFLLDWAQASGEKVEWNDEYFLYKNDRDDMGVGLQIVTSGPDSTWEQIKNSYIRMILDAKEYVYIQTPYFIPDDSVLDAIRIASVSGVDVRVMIPNKPDHLFVYWATYSYVGEVLKAGAKVYLYGNGFLHAKTMVIDDSIATVGTANIDVRSFRLNFEVNAIIYHENSSVNLRNTFEKDLMECMELTQEIYDSRPLYIRFKESVSRLLSPVL; this comes from the coding sequence ATGATTGATTCGATATTTTGGGTCCTTTTGATTATCGTGAATTTACTATTTGCCATTACTATTACCTTTTTGGAACGGCGCAATGTGAGTGCTTCATGGGCCTGGTTGATGGTATTGTCCTTTATCCCCATTGGTGGGTTTATCCTCTATATTATTCTAGGACAGAATTTGAGCAAGAGGAGAATATTCACATGGGATAAGAAAGGATATGAGACCTTAGAGCGCGGAATTAAGCAGCAGAAATTGGACCTGCGTGACGGAGTTGAACCTTTTAATACATATTTGACCCAAAAATATAAAGACTTATTGATGATGAATATGACAACTGATCACTCCCTTTATACCCAGAATAATGATTTAGAGATATTCACCGATGGAAGGGATAAGTTCGATTCATTATTCAAGGATATCGCTGCAGCAAAGAAGAATATTCACGTCCTGTATTACATCATTCAAAATGATGTGTATGGGAATCGCCTCCTCGAAGCATTGACCGAGAAGGCGAAGGAGGGGGTCGAGGTCAGGCTTCTATATGATGATGCCGGGTCCAGGAGAATATCAAAAAAAAGGGTGAAGAAGCTGATCGAGGCAGGGGGGAGCGCTTATGCTTTCTTCCCTGGGAAATTGCCAATCCTTAATTTACGTATAAATTTCCGGAATCACCGGAAAATAGTCGTCATCGATAAAAAAATCGGATATATGGGCGGATTTAATGTTGGAGAAGAATATTTAGGGTTAAACCCTCGTTTTGGCTACTGGCGAGATACCCACCTCCGCATTAAGGGCAATGCTGTTAATGACTTGCAGGTCCGCTTCCTTTTGGACTGGGCCCAGGCTAGTGGAGAAAAGGTTGAATGGAACGACGAGTATTTCTTATATAAAAATGATAGAGATGATATGGGGGTAGGGTTGCAAATAGTCACATCTGGTCCTGATTCCACTTGGGAACAGATCAAGAATAGCTATATTCGTATGATTTTGGATGCGAAGGAGTATGTGTATATTCAAACGCCGTACTTCATTCCAGATGACAGCGTTCTAGATGCTATCCGTATTGCCTCTGTGTCAGGGGTCGACGTCAGGGTCATGATTCCGAATAAGCCTGACCATCTATTTGTGTATTGGGCAACCTATTCATACGTTGGTGAGGTGCTGAAAGCTGGCGCAAAAGTCTATCTTTATGGGAATGGATTCTTGCATGCAAAAACGATGGTCATCGATGATAGCATCGCAACAGTGGGAACCGCCAATATTGATGTGCGCAGCTTCAGGCTGAATTTTGAAGTGAATGCCATTATTTATCATGAGAATTCATCTGTTAATTTAAGAAACACCTTTGAGAAGGATTTAATGGAATGTATGGAGTTAACCCAGGAAATATACGACAGCCGCCCGCTGTATATCCGATTTAAGGAATCTGTTTCTCGTTTATTGTCCCCAGTTCTCTGA
- a CDS encoding fused response regulator/phosphatase, with product MSILVVDDNKVNLFVIETILKQAGYKNLRMADSATAMFTILEDDRLKNGKSTFNLILLDIMMPEMDGIAACKKLQSCPAYKDIPVIFVTALGDTHKLAEALDAGGTDYIMKPINKVELLARMRVALRLKEEKDWHKEQDEKISYELNLAAMVQRSILSEPIANEDISITTSYKPSFNLAGDMYYWQQIDDHRYAVFLFDMMGHGIPASLMCMYISSIMRDAVRNLVEPEQVIHELNRSMTMLEGHSNMTSYYLTGIYLLIDTENKKIDYVNAGHPPCYLYIDDNELVHLGQGNTAIGFFNRIEVNKSTIHYNDSFQILLFTDGVIEAIDDDENKAIKHLQSAASHQWTNEEAASPLDVILPKERQKDQHDDMCVIVVRG from the coding sequence TTGTCCATATTAGTTGTTGATGATAATAAAGTGAATTTATTTGTAATAGAGACGATATTAAAGCAAGCTGGCTATAAGAATTTGCGAATGGCCGACTCTGCAACAGCGATGTTTACTATTTTAGAAGATGATAGACTCAAAAATGGAAAGAGTACATTTAATCTCATTTTGCTCGATATTATGATGCCGGAAATGGATGGAATTGCTGCCTGCAAGAAGCTGCAAAGCTGTCCTGCCTATAAGGATATTCCGGTCATATTCGTCACTGCGCTTGGTGACACCCATAAATTAGCTGAAGCACTTGATGCTGGCGGCACTGATTACATCATGAAACCAATTAATAAGGTCGAGCTTCTCGCTCGGATGCGTGTTGCCTTACGATTGAAGGAAGAAAAGGATTGGCATAAGGAGCAGGATGAGAAAATCAGCTATGAACTTAATTTGGCAGCCATGGTCCAAAGGAGCATTCTAAGTGAGCCGATTGCCAATGAGGATATTTCCATCACGACTTCCTATAAGCCATCCTTCAATTTGGCAGGCGATATGTATTATTGGCAGCAAATTGACGACCACCGTTATGCCGTCTTTTTGTTCGATATGATGGGACATGGCATTCCCGCTTCCTTGATGTGTATGTATATATCATCTATCATGAGGGATGCGGTCCGCAATCTGGTTGAACCTGAACAAGTCATACACGAATTAAACCGCTCGATGACCATGCTTGAGGGACACTCCAATATGACCTCGTATTACTTAACCGGAATTTATTTATTAATAGATACGGAGAATAAGAAGATTGATTATGTGAACGCCGGCCACCCGCCATGTTATCTTTATATCGATGATAATGAACTCGTACATCTGGGTCAGGGGAACACGGCCATTGGTTTCTTCAATCGCATAGAGGTCAATAAATCAACCATTCATTATAATGATAGTTTCCAAATTCTCTTATTTACTGATGGGGTAATTGAGGCCATTGATGATGATGAGAATAAGGCAATCAAGCATTTACAGTCAGCAGCCTCTCACCAATGGACGAACGAGGAGGCAGCGTCCCCACTTGATGTTATTCTTCCAAAGGAAAGACAAAAGGATCAGCATGATGATATGTGTGTCATCGTCGTACGCGGATAA
- a CDS encoding CheR family methyltransferase, which translates to MGYRRTPTSEEELVGLEIDLLLEAIYRLTGYDFRDYMRSSIKRRIEHRLNRDRLSTVSDLLKKVIHEEGYVANLLNDFSINVTDMFRDPEFFYTFRKKIIPKLKDLPEIRIWHAGCSTGEEVYSMAILLQEEGLLDKAKIYATDMNEKVIEKARQGAFSLKRMQAYTKNYLQAGGKAAFSEYYNTDVQYAYFDPSLSKNIVFAQHNLVTDGSFNEFHVIICRNVIIYFNMELQEKVFQLFSDSLSSGGFIGLGNKESLKIMEMSHAFDEIDSAQRLYQKK; encoded by the coding sequence GTGGGCTATCGAAGAACGCCGACATCAGAAGAAGAGCTAGTAGGTTTAGAAATAGATCTATTGTTAGAGGCTATATACAGATTGACCGGCTATGATTTCCGGGACTATATGCGCTCGTCTATTAAGCGGCGGATTGAGCACCGCTTGAACAGGGATCGTCTTTCAACCGTTTCTGATTTATTGAAGAAAGTCATCCATGAGGAAGGATATGTAGCTAATCTTCTTAATGATTTCTCCATTAATGTAACGGATATGTTCAGAGATCCTGAATTCTTTTATACCTTCCGGAAGAAAATCATCCCGAAGCTAAAGGATCTTCCAGAAATCAGGATTTGGCATGCGGGATGTTCTACCGGAGAGGAGGTCTATTCAATGGCCATCCTCTTGCAGGAGGAGGGGCTTTTGGATAAGGCGAAGATTTATGCGACGGATATGAATGAGAAAGTCATTGAGAAGGCGAGACAAGGAGCATTTTCCTTGAAGCGAATGCAGGCCTATACGAAAAATTATCTGCAGGCAGGCGGAAAGGCAGCATTCTCTGAGTATTACAACACGGATGTACAATATGCCTATTTTGATCCTTCCCTGTCAAAGAACATTGTATTTGCTCAGCATAACCTCGTGACAGATGGATCATTTAATGAATTTCACGTAATCATTTGCCGCAATGTTATCATCTATTTCAATATGGAGCTTCAGGAAAAGGTTTTCCAGCTCTTCAGTGATTCATTGAGCTCAGGAGGATTTATAGGCCTCGGCAACAAGGAATCGCTGAAAATTATGGAGATGAGCCATGCTTTTGATGAAATTGACAGTGCACAACGGCTATATCAAAAGAAATAA
- a CDS encoding spore coat associated protein CotJA: MSEQKREPFTNMKTYTPFHSRFDPCPPIGKKYYSTPPNLYLGFQPPNLEQFSPKEALKRGTLWKALYEYYENPYEGKRR, from the coding sequence ATGTCAGAACAAAAGAGAGAGCCGTTTACCAACATGAAGACATACACTCCTTTTCATAGCCGCTTTGATCCTTGTCCGCCTATCGGGAAAAAATATTATTCGACACCCCCTAATCTTTATTTAGGATTCCAGCCGCCGAATCTAGAGCAGTTCTCTCCGAAGGAAGCACTTAAGCGGGGAACCCTTTGGAAGGCTTTATATGAATATTATGAGAATCCGTATGAAGGGAAAAGGAGGTAA